From the genome of Streptomyces sp. NBC_01260, one region includes:
- a CDS encoding TIGR02679 family protein produces the protein MGLTHGPEPGTEAVDSPRLARLLGTPDLSWLVERARRRLVAGQPMTGSVSLADPTQAQRAAAERLLARAPGGGRSLTVRLEAVDAVLRRSGASPNGLAAAVALLTGPITSLVQARQEEESAWKRAHTPLDELVASVPALAEWAARIRADGLARRLGRTPDVTFGLLTRVCTALYALPAVPVVSLPAFAARVLGWAHALDDGTPLATLTLSGARALTGFHDGQGAEWRREAWASVGLLRDELSSTVLTLNLRGTPALDRLAEDGEPCVLTLRQLTRRAPAVTDPVVRICENPTVLAAAADMLGPACPPLVCLQGQPSAAALTLLRGLHDHGATLYYHGDFDWGGLRIAGVLRRRVPWLPWRYTAADYRAAVLRCAQPPLSPLVSTPTETPWEPALATAVAELGVRVEEERELELLLSDLT, from the coding sequence GTGGGGCTGACCCACGGGCCTGAGCCCGGCACCGAAGCAGTCGACAGCCCGCGGCTGGCCAGGCTGCTCGGCACGCCGGACCTCTCCTGGCTCGTCGAACGAGCACGCCGACGACTGGTGGCCGGGCAGCCCATGACTGGTTCCGTGTCCCTGGCCGATCCCACTCAGGCCCAGCGAGCAGCGGCCGAACGACTTCTCGCCCGGGCCCCCGGTGGCGGCAGGTCTCTGACCGTACGGCTGGAAGCGGTCGACGCCGTACTGCGCCGTTCGGGCGCAAGCCCGAACGGCCTCGCCGCTGCGGTCGCTCTGCTCACCGGGCCTATCACGTCGCTCGTCCAAGCCCGCCAAGAGGAGGAGAGCGCCTGGAAGCGGGCGCACACGCCGCTCGACGAGCTCGTCGCTTCGGTCCCCGCGCTTGCGGAGTGGGCGGCCCGGATACGCGCCGACGGCCTGGCGCGGCGTCTGGGGCGCACACCAGACGTCACGTTCGGCCTGCTCACCCGTGTGTGTACCGCCCTGTACGCACTCCCCGCCGTCCCGGTCGTCTCGCTACCCGCCTTCGCTGCCCGGGTCCTCGGCTGGGCTCACGCCCTTGACGACGGCACACCGCTGGCCACTCTCACTCTGTCCGGGGCCCGTGCGCTGACCGGTTTCCACGATGGTCAGGGCGCCGAATGGCGACGTGAGGCCTGGGCCTCGGTAGGGCTGTTGCGGGACGAGCTGTCCTCGACCGTCCTGACCCTGAACCTGCGCGGCACCCCGGCCCTGGACCGCCTGGCCGAAGACGGCGAACCCTGTGTGCTCACCCTTCGCCAGCTCACCCGCAGAGCTCCGGCCGTCACCGATCCTGTGGTGCGGATCTGCGAGAACCCGACCGTCCTCGCGGCGGCGGCCGACATGCTCGGCCCTGCCTGCCCGCCCCTGGTCTGCCTCCAAGGCCAGCCTTCCGCCGCCGCCCTCACACTGCTCCGGGGGTTGCACGACCACGGAGCGACCCTGTACTACCACGGGGACTTCGACTGGGGAGGGCTCCGGATCGCCGGCGTCCTTCGCCGCCGCGTCCCCTGGCTGCCTTGGCGCTACACGGCCGCGGACTACCGCGCCGCCGTGCTCCGCTGTGCCCAACCTCCGTTGTCACCGCTCGTCAGCACCCCGACGGAGACCCCCTGGGAGCCCGCACTCGCTACGGCCGTCGCCGAACTCGGTGTTCGTGTCGAGGAGGAGAGGGAACTGGAGCTGCTGTTGTCCGATCTCACGTGA
- a CDS encoding NAD-dependent epimerase/dehydratase family protein, which translates to MAGRVMVTGAAGRIGRAVLALLAERGIEANALVLDDPGDLAARLVVTGDAADAKTVQAALEGADAVIHLAAIPTPERNTALEVFAGNTLSTFTVLEEAGRAGIRHAAVASSWGVTGLPWTDVEDPHPPYAPVDEAMTSQVSDPYGLSKQVDELTAQTMARRHGMSVVCLRYPYVGGFEERLLAHATRLTADPAAGARDLWTYLEVHDAARAALLALDVPGRAAHAVHLCAPEIIVPYPTEELLRRYHPTTVLRRPLPGRAAPVDTSAARRLLGFTARNLLGRGAVTPQ; encoded by the coding sequence ATGGCAGGCAGAGTGATGGTCACCGGGGCCGCCGGGCGGATCGGTCGAGCGGTCCTCGCGCTGCTCGCCGAGCGCGGGATCGAGGCGAACGCCTTGGTCCTCGATGATCCCGGCGATCTCGCGGCCCGCCTGGTCGTGACCGGGGACGCCGCCGACGCGAAGACCGTGCAGGCGGCTCTGGAGGGCGCCGACGCGGTCATCCACCTGGCGGCGATCCCGACTCCCGAGCGCAACACCGCGCTTGAGGTCTTCGCGGGCAACACCCTCTCCACCTTCACGGTCCTGGAGGAGGCAGGCCGGGCCGGGATCCGGCATGCGGCGGTGGCGAGCTCCTGGGGTGTCACGGGCCTGCCCTGGACGGACGTCGAGGATCCGCATCCACCGTACGCACCGGTCGATGAGGCGATGACCTCCCAGGTGTCCGACCCCTACGGCCTCTCCAAACAGGTCGACGAGCTGACAGCGCAGACGATGGCGCGGCGGCACGGGATGAGCGTGGTGTGCCTGCGCTATCCGTACGTGGGCGGATTCGAGGAACGCCTGCTCGCGCACGCCACCCGGCTCACGGCCGACCCGGCCGCGGGGGCAAGGGACCTGTGGACGTACCTGGAGGTCCATGACGCGGCGCGGGCCGCACTGCTGGCCTTGGACGTACCCGGCCGCGCGGCACACGCGGTACACCTCTGCGCCCCCGAGATCATCGTGCCCTACCCCACGGAGGAGCTGCTGCGCCGCTATCACCCCACCACCGTGCTGCGGCGCCCGCTGCCGGGCCGCGCGGCGCCGGTCGACACCTCGGCCGCGCGCAGGCTGCTCGGGTTCACGGCTCGGAATCTTCTCGGTCGCGGGGCGGTCACCCCCCAGTGA
- a CDS encoding FAD-dependent oxidoreductase, with product MRNETARHDITVVGGGLAGVCAAIAAARLGRSVALINNRPVLGGNASSEVRVWVCGATGHGKNHHAREGGIMGELLVENQFRNPDGNPYYWDAVVLDAVRAEPGITLYLNTDVREVDAEGPDEARRITSVTGWMMGSERRIRFESSLFLDCTGDGLIGHLAGAHHRIGRESRAEYDEAWAPETADDITLGSTLLFYTKDAGHPVKFVPPNFAKDITQTEIPQRRIIKAGDNGCAYWWIEFGGELDTVHDNERIRDELWSVIHGIWDHIKNSGEFDAANMTLEWVGSIPGKREYRRFLGDYVLHQGDILGQTEFADRVAFGGWSIDLHPPQGMYATEAGARQLYADGIYHIPYRSLYSVNTENLLFAGRNISASHVAFGSTRVMATCATIGQAAGTAAALCATGDVTPRELPVPELHRALLRQDASLIGLASTDQEDLALRATATASATLSSLAVEDSDALWPLTADAGLVLPADPDLSGVELLVDADRDTEIVIDLYDPELGQNYVPRRLVTSITLPVAAGARQWLKTGLDWSPETPRNAFLVLRANDALALHRSDRPTPGVLCFTRVPLRPSDESPQPLREWTDAGLLRRTFCFRTGETAAYSPAKATDGYARPYAGPHMWVSAPLADSPSPWLELAWPEPVALGRIEVIADDDVNEDLINLHHHRTPFDTLPTLLRDYRVEALDTDGTWRVIARAAQNRRRRETHTLAEPVTTSAIRIVVEATNGAASAHVVAVRAYK from the coding sequence ATGAGGAATGAAACCGCACGCCACGACATCACCGTCGTCGGGGGCGGCCTGGCCGGGGTCTGCGCAGCGATCGCCGCGGCCCGGCTCGGCCGGAGCGTCGCGCTGATCAACAACAGGCCGGTGCTCGGCGGCAACGCGAGCAGCGAGGTCCGGGTCTGGGTGTGCGGCGCGACCGGCCACGGCAAGAACCACCATGCCCGTGAGGGCGGCATCATGGGCGAGCTGCTCGTGGAGAACCAGTTCCGCAACCCGGACGGGAACCCCTACTACTGGGATGCCGTGGTCCTGGACGCCGTGCGCGCCGAGCCCGGCATCACGCTCTACCTCAACACCGACGTGCGCGAGGTCGACGCCGAAGGCCCGGACGAGGCCCGGCGGATCACCTCGGTCACCGGCTGGATGATGGGTTCGGAACGGCGGATACGTTTCGAGAGTTCCCTCTTCCTCGACTGCACGGGAGACGGCCTGATCGGCCACCTGGCGGGCGCCCACCACCGCATCGGCCGGGAATCGCGCGCCGAGTACGACGAGGCATGGGCTCCGGAGACGGCCGACGACATCACCCTGGGCTCGACTCTCCTCTTCTATACGAAGGATGCCGGTCACCCCGTCAAGTTCGTGCCGCCGAACTTCGCCAAGGACATCACGCAGACCGAGATCCCCCAGCGCCGCATCATCAAGGCGGGCGACAACGGCTGCGCGTACTGGTGGATCGAGTTCGGCGGCGAGCTCGACACCGTCCACGACAACGAACGCATCCGCGACGAGCTGTGGTCGGTGATCCACGGCATCTGGGACCACATCAAGAACTCCGGCGAGTTCGACGCGGCGAACATGACCCTGGAATGGGTGGGCTCGATCCCCGGCAAACGGGAGTACCGGCGCTTCCTCGGCGACTACGTCCTGCACCAGGGCGACATCCTCGGCCAGACCGAGTTCGCCGACCGGGTCGCTTTCGGCGGCTGGTCGATCGACCTGCATCCGCCGCAGGGCATGTACGCCACCGAGGCAGGCGCCAGACAGCTCTACGCGGACGGCATTTACCACATTCCCTACCGCAGCCTCTACTCGGTGAACACCGAGAACCTGCTCTTCGCCGGGCGCAATATCTCCGCCAGCCATGTCGCCTTCGGCTCGACCCGCGTCATGGCGACCTGCGCCACGATCGGCCAGGCGGCCGGCACGGCGGCGGCACTCTGCGCCACCGGAGATGTCACCCCGCGCGAACTCCCCGTACCCGAGCTGCACCGGGCGCTGCTGCGCCAGGACGCCTCGCTCATCGGCCTCGCCTCGACGGACCAGGAGGACCTGGCCCTGCGGGCGACGGCCACGGCCTCAGCCACCCTGAGCAGCCTGGCAGTCGAGGACTCCGACGCGCTGTGGCCGCTCACGGCGGACGCCGGACTCGTCCTCCCCGCGGACCCGGACCTCTCCGGAGTGGAACTGCTCGTCGACGCCGACCGCGACACCGAGATCGTGATCGATCTGTACGACCCCGAACTCGGCCAGAACTACGTCCCGCGACGCCTGGTCACCTCCATCACCCTGCCCGTCGCCGCCGGTGCCCGGCAATGGCTCAAGACGGGCCTGGACTGGTCTCCCGAAACCCCGCGCAACGCCTTCCTGGTCCTCCGCGCCAACGACGCCCTCGCTCTGCACCGCTCCGACCGCCCCACCCCCGGCGTCCTGTGCTTCACGCGCGTCCCGCTGCGCCCGTCGGACGAATCGCCGCAGCCGCTGCGCGAGTGGACGGACGCGGGTCTGCTGCGCCGCACCTTCTGCTTCCGTACGGGAGAGACCGCGGCCTACTCCCCCGCCAAGGCCACCGACGGCTATGCCCGCCCGTACGCGGGACCGCACATGTGGGTCTCCGCCCCCCTGGCGGACTCCCCGTCCCCCTGGCTCGAGTTGGCCTGGCCCGAACCGGTCGCCCTGGGCCGGATCGAGGTCATCGCCGACGACGACGTCAACGAGGACCTGATCAACCTGCACCACCACCGCACGCCCTTCGACACCCTCCCCACCCTCCTTCGCGACTACCGCGTCGAGGCGCTGGACACCGATGGCACCTGGCGCGTCATCGCCCGTGCGGCGCAAAATCGCCGGCGCCGCGAGACGCACACACTGGCGGAGCCGGTCACCACATCCGCGATCCGGATCGTCGTCGAAGCCACCAACGGGGCGGCGTCGGCGCACGTCGTCGCCGTGCGCGCCTACAAGTAG
- a CDS encoding TIGR02680 family protein produces MTRLPTPRRSRWQPLRIGLVDLFHYDVEEFRFRDGRLLLRGNNGTGKSKVLALTLPFLLDGDLSPRRVEPDGDPGKRMEWNLLLGGEHPHSERLGYTWIEFGRLDDATGEQHFRTLLCGLKAVSGRGIARHWYAVTRQRVDHGSTERTEESFRLLDATGTALSRDRLAEAVAGHGMVYDQAKAYRRAVDEALFGLGEQRYAALVDLLIQLRQPQLSKRPNEAALSRALTEALPPVDQAVIADVAEAFRSLDEEKDELAAASAAERAASAFLEHYRRYARIATRRRARLPRTEHSRYERVQRDLAEDQERRTRAEEKRAAAEAEISSLAETGERLRAQEAALREAPEMRDARELEHAAQAVTRTGQAADRAREDRQQADALHAKALGRLGAADNRLRAARGRAEETCAHVREQAAAGHVALPADGLLPGPESRRAVEEATDRAQRGLGHIEGRLEVSEQAAAEHRRASGRLDEAETDLALAAETHGEAEENAARAGRALLDDVRERARAWKELSYADATGLLDELQEWTRHLDGPYPARVSATRAHTARSVDLADQAAEAARATTELAERTAEARRELTALEAGAGREPRPPATRTPGLRETLPGAPLWRLVDFRDELPEAGRAGLEAALEASGLLDAWVLPDGSALAVDGHDVLLSPSNGPVSGPSLADVLGPAVDYGDGRAAVLDETTVTRLLAAIGLDGGGGATTWAAPDGRFRVGALTGTWAKPAATYIGEGAREAARRARVAALGIELASLREESENLAVRSAAIAARRRTLDAELAGVPDESPLTRAHALVSAAAETARKARARYEGRATEVVEAAELAERAAADLTEAAADLGLPAERAGLTAVRHALGSLATALAALWPALREQGEAARQVDDERAEEAEAEQRVVDLAQRAEEAAREAAAADERHRTLRSTVGAAVAELQRRLAEAIEAQRICEADRKNAGQRHAQADREASRAEGRIEQLDKDLAEVVDARAEAIAALQRFTATGLVAVALPEVTVPASDDGHWAATPAIAFARAIDSGLSSVDDTDAAWERVQRRLSEELKVLQDVLSRHGHSASARMVEDGMVVDIVYQGRERAVPELAEALATEVGELTRILSAHERQILETHLITEVAGTLQELIGAAERQVRDMNTELEDRPTSTGMRLRLVWRASRKAPSGLAQARERLRQSADAWTSEDRAAVGEFLQAQIARQQSDDGSGSWLEHLTAALDYRSWHEFGVERHQHGRWVPATGPASGGERVLAVSVPLFAAASSHYASAGSPHAPRLVTLDEAFAGVDDDSRAKCLGLLSAFDLDVVMTSEREWACYPQVPGIAIAQLSRIDEVAAVLVTRWEWDGARRQRREDPVRDALQDAPGVEEPESLWG; encoded by the coding sequence GTGACCCGCCTCCCCACCCCGCGGCGTTCCCGCTGGCAACCCCTGCGCATCGGGCTCGTCGACCTGTTCCACTACGACGTGGAGGAGTTCCGCTTCCGGGACGGGCGCCTGCTGCTGCGCGGCAACAACGGCACCGGTAAGTCCAAGGTGCTCGCCCTGACCCTGCCGTTCCTGCTCGACGGCGACCTCAGTCCGCGTCGTGTCGAACCCGACGGCGACCCGGGCAAGCGGATGGAGTGGAACCTGCTCCTCGGTGGCGAGCACCCGCATTCCGAACGGCTCGGCTACACCTGGATCGAGTTCGGCAGGCTCGACGACGCGACCGGCGAGCAGCACTTCCGCACGCTGCTGTGCGGGCTCAAGGCCGTCAGCGGGCGGGGCATCGCCCGACACTGGTACGCCGTCACCCGCCAGCGCGTCGACCACGGCTCCACCGAACGAACGGAGGAGAGCTTCCGGCTCCTCGACGCCACCGGCACGGCCCTGTCCAGGGACCGTCTTGCCGAGGCCGTCGCCGGGCACGGCATGGTGTACGACCAGGCCAAGGCGTACCGCAGGGCCGTCGACGAAGCGCTCTTCGGCCTCGGAGAGCAGCGTTACGCGGCCCTGGTCGACCTGCTCATCCAGCTGCGCCAGCCCCAGCTCTCCAAGCGGCCCAACGAAGCCGCTCTCTCCCGCGCCCTCACCGAGGCGCTGCCGCCCGTGGACCAGGCCGTCATCGCCGACGTGGCCGAGGCCTTCCGCTCCCTGGACGAGGAGAAGGACGAGCTGGCCGCCGCGTCCGCCGCCGAGCGGGCCGCCTCCGCCTTCCTGGAGCACTACCGGCGGTACGCCCGGATCGCCACCCGGCGCCGCGCCCGGCTCCCTCGCACCGAGCACTCCCGCTACGAGCGCGTGCAGCGAGATCTGGCCGAGGACCAGGAGCGCCGAACCCGGGCAGAGGAGAAGCGAGCGGCGGCCGAAGCGGAGATCAGCTCCCTGGCCGAGACCGGTGAACGTCTGCGGGCCCAGGAGGCAGCGCTGCGCGAGGCGCCCGAGATGCGCGACGCCCGAGAGCTGGAGCACGCCGCCCAGGCCGTGACGCGAACCGGGCAGGCGGCGGACCGGGCGCGGGAGGACCGGCAGCAGGCGGACGCGCTTCACGCCAAGGCCCTCGGACGGCTCGGCGCCGCCGACAACCGGCTGCGTGCGGCGCGGGGCCGCGCTGAAGAGACCTGCGCCCACGTGCGGGAGCAGGCGGCCGCTGGGCACGTCGCCCTGCCGGCGGACGGCCTGCTGCCCGGGCCCGAATCGCGGCGGGCCGTCGAGGAAGCCACGGACCGCGCCCAGCGAGGGCTCGGCCACATCGAGGGCCGCCTCGAAGTGTCCGAGCAGGCCGCCGCCGAGCACCGTCGGGCGTCGGGCCGTCTCGACGAGGCGGAGACCGACCTCGCGCTGGCTGCCGAGACGCACGGCGAGGCGGAGGAGAACGCGGCGCGGGCGGGCCGGGCCCTCCTGGACGACGTACGCGAACGCGCCCGCGCCTGGAAGGAGCTGTCCTACGCCGACGCGACGGGCCTCCTGGACGAACTCCAGGAGTGGACCCGCCACCTCGACGGCCCCTACCCGGCGCGGGTCTCGGCCACCCGGGCGCACACCGCCCGCTCGGTGGACCTCGCCGACCAGGCGGCCGAAGCCGCCCGCGCGACCACGGAGCTGGCAGAGCGCACCGCCGAGGCCCGTCGCGAGCTCACCGCACTGGAAGCCGGCGCCGGACGCGAACCCCGGCCCCCGGCGACGCGCACCCCCGGCCTGCGCGAAACACTGCCGGGCGCGCCGCTCTGGCGCCTGGTCGACTTCCGTGACGAACTGCCCGAAGCCGGCCGTGCCGGGCTCGAAGCGGCGCTCGAAGCCTCCGGCCTCCTCGACGCCTGGGTGCTGCCCGACGGCTCCGCCCTCGCCGTGGACGGACACGATGTCCTTCTCTCCCCGTCGAACGGACCGGTGAGCGGCCCCTCACTGGCAGACGTTCTGGGCCCCGCCGTGGACTACGGCGATGGGCGGGCCGCTGTCCTGGACGAGACGACGGTGACCCGACTGCTCGCCGCCATCGGCCTCGACGGCGGGGGAGGAGCCACGACATGGGCTGCACCCGACGGGCGCTTCCGGGTCGGTGCGCTCACCGGTACGTGGGCCAAGCCCGCCGCCACGTACATCGGGGAGGGCGCACGCGAAGCAGCGCGCCGGGCCCGGGTCGCGGCGCTCGGCATTGAACTCGCCTCTCTGCGCGAGGAGTCAGAGAATCTCGCAGTTCGGTCCGCGGCGATCGCGGCACGCCGCCGCACGCTCGACGCCGAGCTCGCAGGCGTCCCCGACGAGTCGCCGCTCACCAGGGCACACGCGCTCGTCAGCGCCGCCGCCGAGACCGCGCGCAAGGCCCGTGCCCGGTACGAAGGGCGTGCCACCGAGGTCGTCGAGGCGGCTGAACTTGCCGAGCGGGCTGCCGCCGATCTCACCGAGGCTGCCGCTGATCTGGGGCTGCCCGCCGAACGGGCCGGACTCACCGCCGTGCGTCACGCCCTCGGCTCCCTCGCCACCGCGCTGGCGGCTCTGTGGCCCGCGCTGCGCGAACAAGGGGAGGCCGCACGGCAGGTGGACGACGAGCGTGCCGAGGAGGCCGAGGCGGAGCAGCGGGTCGTCGACCTCGCCCAGCGGGCGGAAGAGGCGGCGCGCGAGGCGGCGGCGGCCGATGAGCGGCACCGGACTCTGCGTTCCACCGTCGGCGCCGCCGTCGCCGAACTCCAACGGCGCCTCGCCGAGGCCATCGAGGCACAGCGGATCTGTGAGGCCGACCGGAAGAACGCCGGGCAGCGTCACGCTCAGGCGGACCGGGAGGCGAGCCGGGCCGAGGGGCGGATCGAGCAGTTGGACAAGGACCTCGCCGAAGTCGTTGACGCACGTGCGGAGGCCATTGCCGCGCTCCAGCGCTTCACGGCCACCGGCCTGGTCGCGGTCGCGCTGCCCGAGGTCACCGTCCCCGCCTCGGACGACGGCCACTGGGCCGCGACCCCGGCCATCGCGTTCGCCCGTGCCATCGACTCCGGTCTGTCGTCCGTCGACGACACGGACGCGGCCTGGGAACGCGTCCAGCGCCGACTCAGCGAGGAACTCAAGGTCCTTCAGGACGTTCTGTCCCGGCACGGACACAGCGCGTCCGCCCGCATGGTCGAGGACGGCATGGTCGTCGACATCGTCTACCAGGGCCGTGAGCGCGCCGTACCCGAACTCGCCGAAGCGCTCGCCACGGAGGTTGGCGAGCTCACCCGCATCCTGTCCGCGCACGAACGCCAGATCCTCGAAACCCACCTGATCACCGAGGTCGCCGGCACCCTCCAGGAACTCATCGGTGCCGCCGAACGACAGGTGCGGGACATGAACACCGAACTGGAGGATCGCCCCACCTCCACCGGGATGAGACTCCGGCTGGTGTGGCGGGCCTCGCGCAAGGCCCCGTCCGGACTGGCCCAAGCCCGCGAGAGGCTGCGCCAGTCCGCGGACGCCTGGACTTCGGAGGACCGCGCGGCGGTGGGCGAGTTCCTCCAGGCCCAGATCGCCCGCCAACAGTCCGACGACGGCTCGGGCAGCTGGCTCGAACACCTCACTGCCGCGCTCGACTACCGCTCCTGGCACGAATTCGGCGTCGAACGTCACCAGCACGGGCGCTGGGTCCCGGCCACCGGCCCCGCCTCCGGCGGTGAACGTGTCCTCGCCGTCTCCGTACCGCTGTTCGCCGCCGCCTCCTCCCACTACGCCAGCGCGGGCAGCCCGCACGCGCCCCGCCTGGTCACCCTGGACGAGGCGTTCGCCGGCGTGGACGACGACTCCCGAGCCAAGTGCCTCGGCCTCCTGAGCGCCTTTGACCTCGATGTGGTCATGACCAGCGAACGGGAGTGGGCCTGCTACCCGCAGGTGCCCGGCATCGCCATCGCTCAACTGTCCCGGATCGACGAGGTGGCGGCGGTCCTCGTCACCCGGTGGGAATGGGACGGCGCGCGACGGCAGCGCCGCGAGGACCCCGTACGTGACGCCTTGCAGGACGCGCCCGGCGTTGAGGAGCCCGAGTCGCTGTGGGGCTGA
- a CDS encoding TIGR02678 family protein, translating to MTTPLAEVLDGQHAAELRKAARALLKQPLLLARGRYADEFRLARRHASELREWFDRNTGWALQSDTEAARLRKSPGVLTNPTHPARDTTRGAAPFTRRRYVLLCLALAALERGEAQIALGRLADQIVLDAADPRLAATGIEFALERRDERLDLAAVVRLLLDLGVLRRVAGEEEAYVSGAGDVLYDVERRVLAGLLASRRGPSTVHAEAFDDRLAELVAETALDSDELRFRAMRRSLTRRLLDDPVLYYDDLSDAELGYLTRQRGFLTARITELTGLVAEVRAEGIAMVDPEDHLTDLRMPEQGTYGHITLLLAEHLAAAYGPVDLGELALRVRELASQHGGFWSKSAREPGMETELVEQAVARLAALGLISRTPYTVVVRPALARYAVGETVIREPGSAPVPPQRKATS from the coding sequence ATGACCACACCACTCGCCGAGGTCCTGGACGGCCAGCACGCCGCCGAGCTGCGCAAGGCCGCCCGTGCCCTGCTCAAGCAGCCACTTCTGCTCGCGCGGGGCCGGTACGCCGACGAGTTCCGCCTCGCCCGCCGGCACGCATCGGAGCTACGGGAGTGGTTCGACCGCAACACCGGCTGGGCGCTCCAGTCGGACACCGAAGCCGCCCGGCTGCGCAAGAGTCCCGGTGTCCTCACCAACCCCACCCACCCCGCGCGGGACACGACCCGCGGTGCCGCCCCCTTCACCCGACGCCGCTACGTCCTGCTCTGCCTCGCCCTCGCCGCCCTCGAACGCGGCGAGGCCCAGATCGCGCTGGGGCGCCTCGCCGACCAGATCGTCCTCGACGCCGCCGATCCCCGACTCGCCGCGACGGGGATCGAGTTCGCCCTGGAGCGCCGCGACGAGCGCCTCGATCTCGCCGCCGTCGTACGGCTGCTGCTCGACCTCGGAGTACTGCGGCGGGTCGCGGGCGAGGAAGAGGCCTACGTCAGCGGGGCGGGCGACGTCCTGTACGACGTCGAACGCCGCGTCCTCGCCGGGCTCCTGGCCTCCCGCCGCGGCCCCTCCACCGTCCACGCCGAAGCCTTCGACGACCGGCTCGCCGAACTCGTCGCCGAAACCGCCCTGGACAGCGACGAGCTGCGCTTCCGCGCCATGCGCCGCTCGCTCACCCGCAGGCTCCTCGACGACCCGGTGCTCTACTACGACGATCTGAGCGACGCCGAACTCGGCTACCTCACCCGGCAACGCGGCTTCCTCACCGCCCGGATCACCGAACTGACCGGACTGGTAGCCGAGGTGCGGGCCGAGGGGATCGCCATGGTCGACCCCGAAGACCACCTCACCGACCTCCGCATGCCCGAACAGGGCACCTACGGCCACATCACCCTGCTGCTCGCCGAGCACCTGGCCGCCGCCTACGGCCCCGTCGATCTCGGCGAGCTCGCCCTCCGAGTCCGCGAACTCGCCTCCCAGCACGGCGGATTCTGGTCGAAGTCCGCCAGGGAGCCAGGCATGGAGACCGAGCTCGTCGAACAGGCCGTCGCCCGGCTGGCCGCGCTCGGCCTGATCTCCCGTACTCCGTACACGGTCGTGGTGCGACCCGCCCTCGCCCGGTACGCGGTCGGCGAGACCGTCATCCGCGAACCCGGCTCTGCCCCCGTGCCTCCGCAGCGAAAGGCCACCTCGTGA